The genome window CACTAGTCCAGCCATAATAATTACTGCAAATAAGGATATCGAAATAGCTATAGAGGTTACAAACTCACCATTTGCAATATAGGTATAGGCAAATAAAAGAATCGCTAGTATAACTCCATTTAACATAGCGAGCAATACTTCTTTAATCAATCTATTTCCTATACTTCCTTTTAGATCGTCATTTGCGATACCTTGTACGATGATCGCACTGGACTGCACTCCTACGTTTCCTGCCATAGCGGCTATTAATGGAGTGAAGAAAAATAATACGGCGTGCTTTTCAAAGATCTCTTCAAAACCACCCATAATCGCGGCAGCGCCTATACCACCTAAAAGACCTAAAACGAGCCAAGGCAGTCGCGCTTTGGTCAATTCTAAAATACTGTCATTTGCTTCTACGTCTTGCGAGATACCACTTGCGAGTTGGTAATCTTTTTCTGCTTCTTCTGTAATAAAATCTACAATATCGTCAATGGTGATACGACCTACGAGACGTTCTAATTCATCAACTACAGGAATGGCCTCTAGATCGTACTTACGCATGATACGAGAGACTTCTTCTCCAGGAGTGTTGACGGTTACAAAATCAACTTTAGGAATATAAACGTCCTTTATAGGTGTAGATTCCTTGCTGGTTAATAGGTCTTTTAAGGAAAGCCTTCCTTTGAGTTTGTTGTTGTTATCTACTACATATATGGAGTGCACACGAGTCACGTTTTTTGCTTGCGCGCGCATTTCACTCACACATCCAGTAACGGTCCAATTTTCATTAACACGCACCAATTCTTTAGCCATCAGTCCACCAGCACTGTTTTCATCAAAACGCAACAGATCAACAATATCCTCTGCATGTTGTTCATCAATTATTTCATTGATTACTTCTTGGGCGATATCATCAGGAAGTTCGTTTAAGATATCTGCCGCATCATCGGTATCCATCTCTTCCAGCTCTTCAGCGATTTCTTTGGGAGAAAGTGCATTAAGGACGCGATCTCGCTGGTCTTCATCCAGCTCCATTAAAGCTTCAGAAGTTTTTTCTGAATCGAGGAGCTTTACGATATATACAGCTTGTTCCAGATTGAGTTCGTCAATAATTTCTGCAATATCAGCAAAGTGGAGTTCTTCTAAGATGTGTTCCAGCTGTTTACTATCATTGACTTCAATCAGTGATTGTATCTCTTCTATAAAGTCTTTTGTGATGTTAAACTGCATGATTAAGGCTTAAGAGGCAAATATAAATTTTTGGATAAGAGAAATAGAGTTTTTTAAAGCAAAATGTTTGGTGATCGCGGTCTTATGAGGTATTTTAATAACTTATATGGAGGGTGTTGAAGGAATATCGTTTTTACTAAACATATCAAAGCCAATACTTGGTAGGTGGATCCAGGAAGGAGCTAGTTGTTAAAACATAAAGTTAAGTCTCTGCTTAAGTGAATGTATATCTTAACTAACTCCAGAAGCACTTTCCGGTCCCTCTAATAATACCAGCATATTCTAGAACAAAGTATTTATTATTCCAATTAACCTACTCCATAAGTGATCTCATGCTCATCTAACAGGGAAAGCAACTCGGCACTTACATTTACCTTTTGTAATCTAGCAGACATATCTATCGATATTTTCTCTTCATGATCTTTAAGATTAAAATACAAACGTTGATCTCCTTTGTGTTTATCTAGTGCTTCCTTCAAAAGTTCGATACGCTCTTCTAAAACTTCACTCACGTGAAACTCAATGGTTAACTTTTTGGCAGCGCTTGCCATAACGTCTTGTAGTTGCCCCATTTGTGTAAACAGGATACGAGGATCTCTTGGCCTACCCGTGTTTTTATCTAACCAGCCTTGTTGAATCTTTACCTTAGCGTGCAAGAAGGAATTTGGGATTAAAAAGTGTCTGAATTTTAAATAGTCCTCACCGAAGATTCTGAATTCGTGAGTCTCGTCATAATCTTCTAGCGTGAACATTCCCCAAGGTTTGTTTGCCTTACTCATCATGTGTCTGGCTTCTGTAATAACACCGCAAAAAGTAAGCTCTCTGTTGACTAAGGGTTCTAGTTCTTTCATGGCTGCCAGGTTTGCATTACAAAAGAATTTGATTTCCTTTTTGTAATCGTCTAATGGGTGACCAGAAATATAGATTCCTACGACCTCTTTTTCTCTTTTTAGTTTTTCCATCGCACCCCAATCGTCGCAAATAGGCAATTGTGGTTCTGGAATTTGTACATCACTTGCTTCTCCAAAAAGACTCACTTGGGAACTATTTTCATTTTCTTGAAACTTCTGAGCATATTTCACTACTTGTTCTAAAAATATCTGACCGTTATCAAATTCATAGAAAAACTGTGCTCTATTTTCACCACCTAAACCGTCAAAACCACCACTTAAGGCTAGTGCTTCAAAAGACTTTTTATTTGCCGCTCGCAAGTCGATACGCTTTGCCATATCAAAGATACTTTTGTAATGTCCCTTTTTTCTGTTATCTATAATGGTCATTACAGCTGCATGACCTAACCCTTTTACAGCCCCCATCCCAAAACGAATTGCACCTTTAGGGTTAACGGTAAATTTATAATTGGATTCATTCACATCTGGACCCAGCACATCCAGTCCCATACGACGGCATTCATCCATGAACTTAGTCACATCCTTGATCTGATTCATGTTGTTAGACAAAGTAGCAGCCATAAATTCGGCGCCATAATTTGCTTTTAAGTAAGCGGTCTGATAAGCAATCCAGGCATAACAAGTGGAGTGTGATTTGTTAAACGCATAAGATGCAAATGCTTCCCAGTCTTTCCATACCTTTTCTAAAATGCTACGGTCATGTCCGTTTGCTTCTCCAGCATCTAGGAATTGTGGCTTCATTTTTTGAAGTGTGGCTATCTGTTTTTTACCCATAGCCTTTCTTAATACATCAGCATCACCCTTGGAGAAATTGGCTAGTTTTTGAGAGAGTAACATAACTTGCTCTTGATACACTGTAATACCGTAAGTTTCCTTCAGGTATTCTTCCATGGCATCTAGATCATAAACAATGTCTTTACGACCGTGCTTGCGATCAATAAATTCTGGAATATATTCTAAGGGCCCAGGTCTATACAAAGCGTTCATAGCAATAAGATCGGCAAACTGTGTAGGCTTGAGTTCTCGCATGTATTTTTGCATTCCCACACTTTCATACTGGAAAATAGCAGTTGTTTCTCCACGCTGGAACAGCTCATATGTTTTCTCGTCATCTAGAGGGATGGACTCTATATCCAGTTCTATTCCATGACGTTCTTTTATAATGGCGACCGTATCCTTGATCTGACTTAAGGTTTTTAATCCTAAGAAGTCCATTTTTAACAATCCTGCGCTTTCTACGACTTCGTTATCAAACTGAGTGACATAAAGATCAGAATTCTTTGCTGTAGCGACAGGAACGAAGTTGGTCAGATCATCTGGTGTGATGATCACTCCACAGGCATGAACACCCGTATTTCTGACAGAACCTTCAAGAATTCTAGCTTGTTTTAAGGTCTCGGCAATCAGATCATTACCAGCGGCGAGGCTTCTTAGTTCTCGCACCATATCAGCATCATCTCCACGAAATTTACCACTAATTTCATTATCCTCTAAGGCAAAAATCTTTTTAAGCTTAGCAAAATCAGGAATTAACTTTGCTACACGATCTGCATCTTGTAGTGGTAGATCGAGTGCTCTTGCGGTGTCTCTTATGGATGACTTTGCCGCCATGGTCCCATAAGTTATAATTTGCGCTACTTGGGAAGAACCGTATTTTTCAATAACGTAATCCATAACCTTATATCGATTTTCATCATCAAAATCAATATCAATATCGGGCATGGACACTCGATCAGGATTTAGGAAACGTTCAAAAAGTAAGTCGTAGTGAATGGGGTCTACATTTGTAATTCTTAAACAATAAGCCACGGCACTACCAGCAGCAGATCCACGTCCCGGGCCTACGGCAACATCCATTTCTCTTGCTGCCTTGATGAAATCCCAAACGATCAAGAAATAACCTGGATAACCTGTATTTTGAATAACGCTCAGTTCAAAATCGAGACGTTCTTTGATATCATCTCCAAAATCTTCTCCGTAGCGCATTTTTGCACCTTCATAAGTAAGGTGTTTCAAGTAAGCATTTTCTCCGTTTTTAGTTTTCCCGCTGGCGTCATTAAGATCTATAAATTCTTCAGGGATATCAAAAGCTGGAAGTAATACATCCCTAGCGAGTTCATAAGCTTCTACTTTATCAACGACTTCTTGCACATTCAAAATGGCTTCTGGCAAGTCTTTGAAGAGTTCCTTCATCTCTTGTGCAGACTTGTAGTAATATTCTTGGTTAGGTAATCCATAACGATACCCGCGTCCACGACCTATAGGTGTTGCTTGTTTTTCATTATCTTTTACACAAAGTAAAATATCGTGAGCATTGGCATCTTCTTTATGGACGTAGTAGGTATTGTTAGTAGCGACAATTTTCACATGGTGCTTGTGGGCAAAGTTGATCAGCACTTCGTTAGCACGATTTTCATCTTCTTGACCGTGGCGCATTACTTCTATATAAAGATCATCGCCGAAGTGTTTTTTCCACCACAATAAAGCTTCTTCAGCTTGATTTTCTCCTAGATTCAATATCTTAGAAGGAACTTCACCATACATGTTTCCGGTAAGAACAATAAGGTCTTCCTTGTATTCTTCAATCAGTTTTTTATCTACTCTAGGCAAATAATAAAAGCCTTCTGTATAAGCTCTACTTGCCATTTTTGCTAGATTGTGATAACCATTTTTGTTTTTGGCAAGAATTACTATTTGATAACCGTTGTCCTTATGTGTGCGGTCCAGCATGTCTTCACATACTTGAAACTCACAACCTATAATGGGTTTTATAGGTTTTTTTTGTTCTCCATCTTCAGCATCTACAAGACTGGCATTATGAGCCTTTACTGCTTTTACA of Nonlabens sp. Ci31 contains these proteins:
- the dnaE gene encoding DNA polymerase III subunit alpha, which encodes MYLIFDTETTGLPKRWDAPYTDIDNWPRVIQIAWQLHDEMGTLIEAQDYLIQPNGFDIPYDAERIHGISTALAQKDGIPLIEMLEKFNIALSKTKFVVGQNLKFDLNVTGSEFVRAQIGNDLQELPVLDTCTEQTANLCQIPGGRYGKFKLPTLTELHQFLFNQPFGEAHNATADVEATTRCFLELLRKGHYSLEKLGFEDGYMARFRESNPTTITAVGIKHLNLKKASEKLNTDESPEISKEEIKENLNELSDAKFAHLHSHSQFSILQSTASVGDLVKAAAANNMLAVTMTDHANMMGAFHFVKAVKAHNASLVDAEDGEQKKPIKPIIGCEFQVCEDMLDRTHKDNGYQIVILAKNKNGYHNLAKMASRAYTEGFYYLPRVDKKLIEEYKEDLIVLTGNMYGEVPSKILNLGENQAEEALLWWKKHFGDDLYIEVMRHGQEDENRANEVLINFAHKHHVKIVATNNTYYVHKEDANAHDILLCVKDNEKQATPIGRGRGYRYGLPNQEYYYKSAQEMKELFKDLPEAILNVQEVVDKVEAYELARDVLLPAFDIPEEFIDLNDASGKTKNGENAYLKHLTYEGAKMRYGEDFGDDIKERLDFELSVIQNTGYPGYFLIVWDFIKAAREMDVAVGPGRGSAAGSAVAYCLRITNVDPIHYDLLFERFLNPDRVSMPDIDIDFDDENRYKVMDYVIEKYGSSQVAQIITYGTMAAKSSIRDTARALDLPLQDADRVAKLIPDFAKLKKIFALEDNEISGKFRGDDADMVRELRSLAAGNDLIAETLKQARILEGSVRNTGVHACGVIITPDDLTNFVPVATAKNSDLYVTQFDNEVVESAGLLKMDFLGLKTLSQIKDTVAIIKERHGIELDIESIPLDDEKTYELFQRGETTAIFQYESVGMQKYMRELKPTQFADLIAMNALYRPGPLEYIPEFIDRKHGRKDIVYDLDAMEEYLKETYGITVYQEQVMLLSQKLANFSKGDADVLRKAMGKKQIATLQKMKPQFLDAGEANGHDRSILEKVWKDWEAFASYAFNKSHSTCYAWIAYQTAYLKANYGAEFMAATLSNNMNQIKDVTKFMDECRRMGLDVLGPDVNESNYKFTVNPKGAIRFGMGAVKGLGHAAVMTIIDNRKKGHYKSIFDMAKRIDLRAANKKSFEALALSGGFDGLGGENRAQFFYEFDNGQIFLEQVVKYAQKFQENENSSQVSLFGEASDVQIPEPQLPICDDWGAMEKLKREKEVVGIYISGHPLDDYKKEIKFFCNANLAAMKELEPLVNRELTFCGVITEARHMMSKANKPWGMFTLEDYDETHEFRIFGEDYLKFRHFLIPNSFLHAKVKIQQGWLDKNTGRPRDPRILFTQMGQLQDVMASAAKKLTIEFHVSEVLEERIELLKEALDKHKGDQRLYFNLKDHEEKISIDMSARLQKVNVSAELLSLLDEHEITYGVG
- the mgtE gene encoding magnesium transporter yields the protein MQFNITKDFIEEIQSLIEVNDSKQLEHILEELHFADIAEIIDELNLEQAVYIVKLLDSEKTSEALMELDEDQRDRVLNALSPKEIAEELEEMDTDDAADILNELPDDIAQEVINEIIDEQHAEDIVDLLRFDENSAGGLMAKELVRVNENWTVTGCVSEMRAQAKNVTRVHSIYVVDNNNKLKGRLSLKDLLTSKESTPIKDVYIPKVDFVTVNTPGEEVSRIMRKYDLEAIPVVDELERLVGRITIDDIVDFITEEAEKDYQLASGISQDVEANDSILELTKARLPWLVLGLLGGIGAAAIMGGFEEIFEKHAVLFFFTPLIAAMAGNVGVQSSAIIVQGIANDDLKGSIGNRLIKEVLLAMLNGVILAILLFAYTYIANGEFVTSIAISISLFAVIIMAGLVGTFVPLALHKRGIDPALATGPFITTSNDIFGILIYFMIAKAIIGI